The proteins below are encoded in one region of Mangifera indica cultivar Alphonso chromosome 7, CATAS_Mindica_2.1, whole genome shotgun sequence:
- the LOC123221157 gene encoding DUF21 domain-containing protein At4g14240-like: MHLINAMVATRMLTMIGQSSGLAEGISFGSVWWFVYAGVSCCLVLFAGIMSGLTLGLMSLGLVDLEILQRSGTPTEKKQAASILPVVQKQHQLLVTLLLCNAVAMEALPIYLDKIFNQYVAIILSVTFVLFFGQVIPQAICTRYGLAVGANFVWLVRILMVICYPISYPIGKILDFVLGHNEALFRRAQLKALVSIHSQEAGKGGELTHDETTIISGALDLTEKTAEEAMTPIESTFSLDVNSKLDWEAMGKILARGHSRVPVYSGNPKNIIGLLLVKSLLTVRPETETPVSAVSIRRIPRVPSDMPLYDILNEFQKGSSHMAAVVKAKGKSKTLPPMIDGENKVEGGDSELTTPLLTKQDEKTENVVIDIDRPSKPDNLIRQTSSQRSDVATKGLAYASEDIEDGEVIGIITLEDVFEELLQEEIVDETDEFVDVHKRIRVAAAAAASSVARAPSSRRLIGQKAAGGQSKQGPTTPKKSAKNDSNSTKGAPSS; encoded by the exons ATGCATTTAATTAATGCCATGGTGGCGACGAGGATGTTGACGATGATAGGTCAGTCAAGCGGCCTCGCGGAGGGCATTTCGTTTGGCTCCGTCTGGTGGTTCGTCTATGCTGGAGTTTCTTGCTGCTTGGTGCTTTTTGCTGGTATTATGTCTGGTTTAACCTTAGGTCTCATGTCTCTTGGACTCGTCGACCTTGAAATTCTCCAACGCAGCGGTACTCCCACAGAGAAGAAACAAGcag CTAGTATTCTTCCGGTGGTTCAAAAACAACACCAACTTCTTGTAACTTTACTACTGTGTAATGCAGTGGCCATGGAG GCCCTTCCTATATATCTGGATAAGATTTTCAACCAGTATGTTGCTATAATACTGTCTGTGACTTTTGTTCTGTTTTTTG GTCAGGTTATTCCGCAAGCAATATGTACAAGATATGGTCTTGCTGTAGGTGCAAATTTTGTGTGGCTTGTACGAATTTTAATGGTTATTTGTTATCCAATATCTTATCCCATTGGGAAG ATTTTGGACTTTGTATTGGGACATAATGAAGCTCTATTTAGGCGAGCTCAGTTAAAAGCTCTTGTCTCAATCCACAGCCAGGAG GCTGGTAAGGGAGGTGAACTAACACATGATGAGACAACAATTATCAGCGGTGCCCTAGATTTGACTGAAAAG ACTGCAGAGGAGGCTATGACACCTATTGAATCAACTTTTTCCTTGGATGTCAATTCAAAGTTGGACTG GGAAGCAATGGGTAAAATTCTTGCTCGGGGTCATAGCCGGGTACCTGTCTATTCCGGGAatccaaaaaatattattggacTTCTGCTG GTGAAAAGTCTTCTCACTGTGAGACCTGAAACAGAGACTCCAGTTAGTGCTGTTTCCATCCGAAGAATTCCAAG GGTACCATCAGATATGCCACTTTATGATATATTGAACGAATTTCAGAAGGGTAGCAGTCATATGGCGGCAGTCGTGAAAGCTAAAGGAAAAAGCAAGACTCTTCCACCAATGATTGATGGAGAAAATAAAGTGGAGGGTGGGGATTCCGAACTGACTACTCCTTTGCTTACCAAGCAGGATGAAAAGACAGAAAATGTTGTCATCGATATTGACAGGCCTTCGAAGCCTGACAATTTGATTCGACAAACCTCTTCACAACGTAGTGATGTGGCAACAAAAGGATTGGCATATGCATCTGAGGATATTGAAGATGGTGAAGTGATTGGAATCATTACCCTGGAAGACGTATTTGAAGAACTTTTGCAG GAGGAGATTGTGGATGAGACGGATGAATTTGTTGATGTACATAAAAG AATCCGAGTGGCTGCAGCTGCAGCTGCTTCATCTGTAGCACGAGCTCCATCAAGTCGCAGGCTAATTGGCCAAAAAGCAGCT GGAGGCCAAAGTAAGCAAGGGCCTACGACTCCAAAGAAGTCTGCCAAGAATGATTCAAACTCGACGAAAGGGGCTCCCTCATCTTGA
- the LOC123221156 gene encoding organelle RRM domain-containing protein 1, chloroplastic-like isoform X1, which produces MAVLKPFLQSPKPCGIPSLFISKSQISTIITPKTSSVSVSVATSDRYPSLKRSCSTRNSTPSTESDTSSTGVFIKGLPDSTTEGRLKKAFSQFGEVVQVKIVVEKKFKQPLGSAFVWFTNKESAQLAVKEMNGEFFDGRFILVKIAEPGLSKRKGRLTPYKF; this is translated from the exons ATGGCAGTATTGAAACCCTTTCTTCAATCCCCCAAACCCTGTGGAATTCCATCACTCTTCATCTCAAAGTCCCAAATTTCCACAATAATAACTCCCAAAACTTCTTCAGTCTCAGTTTCTGTTGCTACCAGTGACCGCTACCCATCTCTTAAGCGGTCTTGCTCTACCAGAAACTCAACTCCTTCAACGGAATCAGACACTTCTTCAACTGGGGTTTTCATCAAAG GACTGCCGGATTCAACGACGGAGGGCCGCTTGAAGAAGGCATTTTCACAGTTTGGGGAAGTTGTCCAAG TTAAAATTGTTGTAGAGAAAAAGTTTAAGCAGCCTTTAGGATCTGCATTTGTTTGGTTCACAAATAAAGAGTCTGCCCAACTGGCCGTAAAAGAAATGAACGGTGAG TTTTTTGATGGCAGGTTTATCCTGGTTAAGATTGCAGAGCCAGGGTTGTCGAAACGTAAAGGGAGGCTGACACCCTACAAGTTCTag
- the LOC123221156 gene encoding organelle RRM domain-containing protein 1, chloroplastic-like isoform X2, translated as MAVLKPFLQSPKPCGIPSLFISKSQISTIITPKTSSVSVSVATSDRYPSLKRSCSTRNSTPSTESDTSSTGVFIKGLPDSTTEGRLKKAFSQFGEVVQVKIVVEKKFKQPLGSAFVWFTNKESAQLAVKEMNGEIAEPGLSKRKGRLTPYKF; from the exons ATGGCAGTATTGAAACCCTTTCTTCAATCCCCCAAACCCTGTGGAATTCCATCACTCTTCATCTCAAAGTCCCAAATTTCCACAATAATAACTCCCAAAACTTCTTCAGTCTCAGTTTCTGTTGCTACCAGTGACCGCTACCCATCTCTTAAGCGGTCTTGCTCTACCAGAAACTCAACTCCTTCAACGGAATCAGACACTTCTTCAACTGGGGTTTTCATCAAAG GACTGCCGGATTCAACGACGGAGGGCCGCTTGAAGAAGGCATTTTCACAGTTTGGGGAAGTTGTCCAAG TTAAAATTGTTGTAGAGAAAAAGTTTAAGCAGCCTTTAGGATCTGCATTTGTTTGGTTCACAAATAAAGAGTCTGCCCAACTGGCCGTAAAAGAAATGAACGGTGAG ATTGCAGAGCCAGGGTTGTCGAAACGTAAAGGGAGGCTGACACCCTACAAGTTCTag
- the LOC123221156 gene encoding organelle RRM domain-containing protein 1, chloroplastic-like isoform X3: MAVLKPFLQSPKPCGIPSLFISKSQISTIITPKTSSVSVSVATSDRYPSLKRSCSTRNSTPSTESDTSSTGVFIKGLPDSTTEGRLKKAFSQFGEVVQVKIVVEKKFKQPLGSAFVWFTNKESAQLAVKEMNDCRARVVET, translated from the exons ATGGCAGTATTGAAACCCTTTCTTCAATCCCCCAAACCCTGTGGAATTCCATCACTCTTCATCTCAAAGTCCCAAATTTCCACAATAATAACTCCCAAAACTTCTTCAGTCTCAGTTTCTGTTGCTACCAGTGACCGCTACCCATCTCTTAAGCGGTCTTGCTCTACCAGAAACTCAACTCCTTCAACGGAATCAGACACTTCTTCAACTGGGGTTTTCATCAAAG GACTGCCGGATTCAACGACGGAGGGCCGCTTGAAGAAGGCATTTTCACAGTTTGGGGAAGTTGTCCAAG TTAAAATTGTTGTAGAGAAAAAGTTTAAGCAGCCTTTAGGATCTGCATTTGTTTGGTTCACAAATAAAGAGTCTGCCCAACTGGCCGTAAAAGAAATGAACG ATTGCAGAGCCAGGGTTGTCGAAACGTAA
- the LOC123221156 gene encoding organelle RRM domain-containing protein 1, chloroplastic-like isoform X4 yields the protein MAVLKPFLQSPKPCGIPSLFISKSQISTIITPKTSSVSVSVATSDRYPSLKRSCSTRNSTPSTESDTSSTGVFIKGLPDSTTEGRLKKAFSQFGEVVQVKIVVEKKFKQPLGSAFVWFTNKESAQLAVKEMNVF from the exons ATGGCAGTATTGAAACCCTTTCTTCAATCCCCCAAACCCTGTGGAATTCCATCACTCTTCATCTCAAAGTCCCAAATTTCCACAATAATAACTCCCAAAACTTCTTCAGTCTCAGTTTCTGTTGCTACCAGTGACCGCTACCCATCTCTTAAGCGGTCTTGCTCTACCAGAAACTCAACTCCTTCAACGGAATCAGACACTTCTTCAACTGGGGTTTTCATCAAAG GACTGCCGGATTCAACGACGGAGGGCCGCTTGAAGAAGGCATTTTCACAGTTTGGGGAAGTTGTCCAAG TTAAAATTGTTGTAGAGAAAAAGTTTAAGCAGCCTTTAGGATCTGCATTTGTTTGGTTCACAAATAAAGAGTCTGCCCAACTGGCCGTAAAAGAAATGAACG TTTTTTGA
- the LOC123220602 gene encoding adenylate isopentenyltransferase 5, chloroplastic, translated as MKLSMSACKQALQPLVNFQVGLNMEHFFRRKDKVVFVMGATGTGKSRLAIDLANRFPAEIVNSDKIQAYKGLEIVTNKVTEEECYGIPHHLLGTIDPNSHFAAIDFRNEASLATESILSRHRHPIIAGGSNSYIEALVNEDPDFQLRYECCFLWVDVSLPVLHSFVSERVDRMVELGLVEEVRSIFDPQADYSQGIRRAIGVPELDQYLRAESILDDETRIKFLQAAIAKIKDNTCSLASRQLQKIRRLFNQCNWNMHRIDATEVFLKRGVEADQAWEELVRLPSSKIVEKFLYPEERIATIVSAGTAAPTTITPPHMTIAAVAAVTR; from the coding sequence ATGAAGCTTTCCATGTCTGCCTGTAAGCAGGCTCTGCAGCCGCTGGTGAATTTCCAGGTTGGACTCAACATGGAGCATTTCTTCCGACGGAAAGATAAGGTTGTGTTTGTAATGGGAGCTACGGGTACTGGCAAGTCACGGCTTGCAATTGATCTCGCTAATCGTTTCCCTGCAGAGATTGTAAATTCTGATAAAATACAGGCTTACAAAGGCCTTGAAATAGTCACCAATAAAGTTACAGAAGAGGAGTGTTATGGTATCCCCCACCATTTGCTTGGCACAATAGACCCCAATTCACATTTCGCTGCAATTGATTTTCGAAACGAAGCTTCATTAGCAACTGAATCCATCCTCTCACGACATCGCCACCCCATCATCGCCGGTGGCTCCAATTCCTACATTGAAGCTCTTGTCAACGAGGATCCCGACTTTCAATTAAGGTACGAATGTTGCTTTCTGTGGGTTGATGTTTCCCTGCCTGTTCTCCATTCTTTTGTATCGGAAAGAGTTGATCGGATGGTGGAGCTTGGCCTGGTAGAAGAGGTGAGAAGTATATTTGATCCACAGGCTGATTATTCCCAAGGGATTAGACGGGCAATTGGGGTCCCTGAATTAGACCAGTATTTACGAGCCGAATCGATTCTTGATGATGAAACTCGCATCAAATTCCTCCAAGCTGCCATTGCGAAAATCAAAGACAACACTTGTTCGCTTGCTTCTCGCCAATTACAAAAAATTCGAAGGCTGTTTAATCAATGCAATTGGAACATGCACCGCATAGATGCCACTGAAGTCTTCCTAAAACGGGGCGTAGAGGCGGACCAAGCTTGGGAAGAGTTAGTGAGACTACCCAGttcaaaaattgttgaaaaatttcTTTATCCTGAAGAACGTATCGCCACCATTGTATCCGCCGGCACAGCTGCCCCCACAACCATTACTCCTCCACACATGACCATTGCTGCTGTGGCCGCCGTAACTCGTTAG